In Podospora pseudocomata strain CBS 415.72m chromosome 4, whole genome shotgun sequence, the genomic stretch GTCAGAGGGGGTTGCTAGAAGAAGGTTCCTAGAATACCCTAACCCCCGACCGTTGGAAGCGTCGTCTTAGCGAGTCGTTAGCTCCAACTACCGACCCAACCCCACCTCTTCATGTGCCCCCCCGAACCCGACCTCGGCTGTGCTTTCTTCCCCCGGCAAACGCCATTCGGCGCGCAGCGCAACTTGGAACCCATCCCGCAAGCCCGTGGGATTCCAAGGCCAGGGGTCATCCCTCTCACCTGTGTCTTTCTTTCATCAAGAGGCGACActaaccttcttcttctctcccttccttttccgAGCTCTCGTGACCAAaatctttcttctcttttctctcttctttttaCTGTTTCTCTGTCATTGCGACTGCAAGCcagctaggtacctaccGACGTAAATTGCGCTCGCTCACAACCGCActcgcagcaacaacaaccgaaCCATCCAGAAATCGCAAGCCGCGACAAGCTCCAGAAGACAGTCAGACAAAATGGTCGCCGACGCAGTAATctaccaccccaccatcacccactACCTCAAGTTCGTCGGCACCACCGTCGGCCGCGACAAGCTCCTCCGCACGCTCCAGTATTTTGCCCGCTTCTACGCCTGGTACCTCCTCCGCACCAACGCGACCAAGACGGCCATCCAACCATGGGAGACCATGAAGAAGCAGTTCGGCCTCGTCCGCAAGGTCCTCCGCGCGGGCAAAAACGTCGAGCACTTCAAGGCTGCCGCGCTGGCGGCGGACAACAAGACGATGGACCCCGTGCTGAGATACACTGCCGTGGGGAGGCAGCTCGGTTACGCGGGGTATCTCTCGATGGATCTGCTGACGTTGCTGGATGCGACGGGGATCAAGAAGAGCCCTAACGCGAAGAGGCTGCAGCAGGAGGCGTATAGGTTTTGGGCTGCGGGGATTACGTTTAGTATTGTTGGGCAGCTGTATACGCTTTggcagttgaagaagagggaggagaaggttgatcggaaggagggggagggggtggtggaggggaagaggattgCCAAGTATGTTTTCGAAAAGGGGTGgatggacgacgaggatgatgatgatgatgatgatgatgctaaCGTTGGGAATAGGGAACGTGCGGCTAGCAGGTTGCAGCTTACTTCGGATATCTGCGACATTACTGTTCCTCTTTCTGCTCTGGCCTGGGTCAACTTTGATGATGGCATTGTTGGTTTGGCTGGTACCGTCAGCAGCTTGCTGGGTGTGTACTCGCAGTGGAACAAGACCGCCTAGGAAGTCAGGTTTCGGGATGATTGagggggattgggagaggggaCGGGGAAACCGACAAAATTTACAGAACGGGGGTTGCTGGCTGGCGAAATAGCAACGGACAGACGATGATTGCAGATGTGTTTTggcaggaggtggatgagttgGTAGGACGAGCGGTGTTTTGATaccttttctcttttttgaGATTCAGAGTTGTGTTTGGTGGTTTCTCGTTGCTGTAGTTGTACGTGTAACTCGTGGTAGCTCTTTCACATGTCAGCTTTGGAAATTCAGCTTGTTGTGTTTGCATGGTTTTGGATGAGGTCGATGGGTAATGTTTAGAATGCTTTGGTGAAGCTGTTTCAGGCTTGATTTATTTTGCGCAGGTAGCTTTCTTGCAATGCAATTTCCCTTCACGGTAGCATTTATTGAATCCCTCCATGATTTGAGAGAATTGAACCCCTCGTGAGAACCCTTGGCTGGAAGTGTTGATCCTTGTCCGAAAGCCGATGACTCCATTTCGGTCCCGGGCGTGTGGACACCGAACCCCAAGCTGCCGGAGTTTGGTGGGGTTCGTTGCGGAAGCTTGGACGAGACAGTgaacgcccccctccctcccccaacccccctgcTAAACCTCTTATCAAATGCGACAGCAACGTCCAGTGTCACTCTTCATGCCCTCACCAAATGAGATGGATGCGAGATATCATGAAGAGCGTAGACAGCTTTGCATAGGTGTCATCACGTGCCACATTTCCAGCCATGTCGGTGACTTCAACCCCGCCAGAGTTGGATGACGATGCTGGGATCCTACAACTCACATCTGCGATGCGACAGGCCCAAGCAATCGGTCAGTGATCGAGCCAAGACGCTTCCAGGCAGattcccagcagcagcgggatGACGGGGGGTATTCAAAATGCCTGTTTCATCAGGGGAGCTAACCCCTCGGCACCTTCTTCAGATCCTCTCGGTTTCAATGGCGGCCGGGCTGAGGTTCCATTCTGGCGGCGGCTAGATCCAGTCGTGACGTTTTTGTATCCGTATTTCAAGTTGGCTAGCACCCCGCTTACAGTTCCCAGGTTGCTGGTTGGTGTGCCTGGCGCTGAATGCTTCCTGATCCATATCTTGGGGAAACTTTGGTCTTTCGAAAGAGttcctccctccttctcttgtGTCTCGTCCCGCATTCGTCCAGTTTTCGtcccgccgccaccagcccCTCTCATATTGACGACCTTCTCATATTGACgaccctccccaaccgcaaCCGGAACTGCTGCCACTGAGCCTGGGCCCTTCAACAAAAACCTTTGCTGAGGATTGGCACTGTTGAGGATCTGAGCATCGTGATAGCTTCACTTGTGACTTGACACGTGCTCAGTAATCATTCGCTTGCCCTCTGGACGAGTACCTACGGGCAATAACAAAACCGAGGTTGGGAACCTGCATATCTGCCTCCCAACAATACCGTGTTTGCCCCTCCAGGCCTCCCCGCGGCACATATTTGACCCGGAGCGCGAACAGCATCATTTAATACCCCATTCGGCctcactcaccaccaactgACGCCCCGACAATCCGTCAACTCTCCTGCTTTTTCCTCCAACCTCGAAGATGTCTGTCTCGACGGAAGCCAGAGAGCTGGGTCTCTCCATCCTGGGCCTGGGAACCCGATACCCTCCTTACACTCTTGACTCCCGCGCGGTCGAGGAACTGAGCAAGCGCTACCATCCGGAAACACCAGCGTATGTGTCGCCCCTCACACTTTCCTACTCTCGAGACCATTGGCTGACTGCTCCCTCACAGCATGCAAAAAGTCCTCGCCATCAACCGCTTCACCGGCATCGACAAGCGCTCCTCCATAGGCCGACCGGACCACTGGCTCGTAAACCAACCCGAACCACCAACGATCGCC encodes the following:
- the PEX11 gene encoding Peroxisomal membrane protein PMP27 (COG:U; antiSMASH:Cluster_5; BUSCO:EOG0926436T; EggNog:ENOG503NWIA), whose protein sequence is MVADAVIYHPTITHYLKFVGTTVGRDKLLRTLQYFARFYAWYLLRTNATKTAIQPWETMKKQFGLVRKVLRAGKNVEHFKAAALAADNKTMDPVLRYTAVGRQLGYAGYLSMDLLTLLDATGIKKSPNAKRLQQEAYRFWAAGITFSIVGQLYTLWQLKKREEKVDRKEGEGVVEGKRIAKERAASRLQLTSDICDITVPLSALAWVNFDDGIVGLAGTVSSLLGVYSQWNKTA